In the bacterium genome, one interval contains:
- a CDS encoding PQQ-binding-like beta-propeller repeat protein, giving the protein MASANVMILADNSLSMDEIMYDDRYDPDVVYAGNFSTDATYYVRSSGRYTPSSFNRRWPTTPSANLVASNYVGNYMNFIFFALDDVQRLTIPTSTRIEVLREVLTDLVDRSEQLKFGMTEFDGDQGGKIIAECGADHAYVRSEIANITSRSYTPLGEAMETILDYFADSGSNAPIQDTCQYNFVIVVTDGLPTRDIDVSSYLVDADGDGNDPGSCSSLGAPYGNSFDCSDHFDDVAYYMAHNDLRPDMDGMQNVSTYVVGFNVNAPILHDAAVNGQGLYFHANSAAALLGSIEYAIQDVLRRISAGSAVAVVSTERGTDDRLYRGKFMPLDWHGFLESYALPYVDGDRPVWEAGDLLTNRRTPREIFTALGDRHYDFDTGSAPDLKAAMNVFTDDEAGRIIEWARGNDVAGKRDRQGWLLGDIIHSTPVVVGPPSGFQPTEAYQNFRTANENRRKLVYVGANDGMLHAFDAESGDEAWAFVPEFALPTFEVMADSGYCHRYSCDQTVSVQDIKVNGTWRTILASGGREGSAAIYAMDITAPDAPEVKWQVNLPNGMTFHSEIEMVSIGGTAVALVGSGLDETAGESWLYAYEVSDGTLLGSVLLSRDPGGRNRTGRPAVVDLNLDGETDLIYVADMLGNVYRFDTGGSAYPADWRASDLYRGTQEITADPTVAFGENGAVYVYFGTGAYVSDPDMLNTDQQSFVCVFDRHSGETLTRGDLTNQTNSIQDIGNDRGWYVNLWNGTGERVTEQAVVVAETVIFTSFAPSSETCAAGGESWLYQMRYDSGGIPDNEDMENPDDRSVSVGEGIASYPVVDLTGGEVVVQSSDASISVVPIASGYQRMAVRSWQERFDVVVPPPADGTQTP; this is encoded by the coding sequence ATGGCCAGCGCGAACGTGATGATCCTGGCCGACAATTCGCTGTCGATGGACGAGATCATGTACGACGACCGCTACGATCCGGACGTGGTCTATGCCGGCAATTTCAGCACCGATGCGACCTACTACGTCCGCAGCAGCGGGCGTTACACGCCCTCGAGCTTCAACCGCCGCTGGCCGACGACGCCGTCGGCGAACCTCGTCGCCAGCAACTACGTCGGCAACTACATGAACTTCATCTTCTTCGCCCTCGACGACGTGCAGCGCCTGACGATCCCGACCTCGACCCGCATCGAGGTCCTGCGCGAGGTGCTGACCGACCTGGTCGACCGTTCCGAGCAGCTGAAGTTCGGCATGACCGAGTTCGACGGCGACCAGGGCGGCAAGATCATCGCCGAGTGCGGCGCGGATCATGCCTATGTGCGCAGCGAGATCGCCAACATCACGAGCCGTTCCTACACGCCCCTGGGCGAGGCCATGGAGACGATCCTCGACTACTTCGCCGACAGCGGGTCGAACGCGCCGATCCAGGACACCTGCCAGTACAACTTCGTGATCGTCGTGACCGACGGCCTGCCCACCCGGGACATCGACGTCAGCTCCTATCTCGTCGACGCCGACGGGGACGGCAACGATCCCGGCAGCTGCAGCAGCCTCGGCGCGCCCTACGGCAACAGCTTCGACTGCAGCGACCACTTCGACGATGTGGCCTACTACATGGCCCACAACGACCTGCGGCCGGACATGGACGGCATGCAGAACGTGTCGACCTACGTGGTCGGCTTCAACGTCAACGCGCCGATCCTGCACGACGCCGCGGTCAACGGCCAGGGCCTGTACTTCCACGCCAACAGCGCCGCGGCCCTGCTCGGCAGCATCGAGTACGCCATCCAGGACGTCCTGCGCCGCATCTCGGCCGGTTCGGCCGTGGCCGTCGTCTCGACCGAGCGCGGCACCGACGACCGCCTGTACCGCGGCAAGTTCATGCCGCTGGACTGGCACGGCTTCCTCGAGAGCTACGCCCTGCCGTACGTCGACGGCGATCGTCCCGTCTGGGAGGCCGGCGACCTGCTGACGAACCGGCGGACGCCGCGCGAGATCTTCACCGCGCTCGGCGACCGGCACTACGACTTCGACACCGGCTCGGCGCCCGACCTCAAGGCGGCCATGAACGTGTTCACGGACGACGAGGCCGGGCGCATCATCGAGTGGGCCCGCGGCAACGACGTCGCCGGCAAGCGGGACCGCCAGGGCTGGCTGCTCGGCGACATCATCCACTCGACGCCGGTGGTCGTCGGCCCGCCCAGCGGTTTCCAGCCGACCGAGGCCTACCAGAACTTCCGCACCGCCAACGAGAACCGGCGCAAGCTGGTCTACGTGGGCGCCAACGACGGCATGCTGCACGCCTTCGACGCCGAGAGCGGCGACGAGGCGTGGGCGTTCGTGCCGGAGTTCGCCCTGCCGACCTTCGAGGTCATGGCCGACTCGGGCTACTGCCACCGCTACTCCTGCGACCAGACGGTTTCGGTGCAGGACATCAAGGTCAACGGCACCTGGCGGACGATCCTCGCCTCCGGCGGCCGCGAGGGCAGCGCCGCCATCTACGCCATGGACATCACGGCGCCCGACGCGCCGGAGGTGAAGTGGCAGGTCAACCTGCCTAACGGCATGACCTTCCACTCGGAGATCGAGATGGTCTCCATCGGCGGCACGGCCGTGGCCCTGGTGGGCAGCGGCCTGGACGAGACGGCCGGCGAGTCCTGGCTCTACGCCTACGAGGTGTCCGACGGGACCCTGCTCGGGAGCGTGCTGCTGAGCCGTGATCCCGGCGGGCGGAATCGGACCGGACGCCCCGCCGTCGTCGACCTGAACCTCGACGGCGAGACGGACCTGATCTACGTCGCCGACATGCTCGGCAACGTGTACCGCTTCGACACCGGCGGTTCGGCCTACCCGGCGGACTGGCGGGCCAGCGACCTGTACCGGGGCACCCAGGAGATCACGGCCGACCCGACCGTGGCCTTCGGCGAGAACGGCGCGGTGTACGTGTACTTCGGCACCGGCGCCTACGTCTCGGACCCGGACATGCTGAACACGGATCAGCAGAGCTTCGTCTGCGTCTTCGACCGCCATTCGGGCGAGACCCTGACGCGGGGCGACCTGACGAACCAGACGAACAGCATCCAGGACATCGGCAACGACCGCGGCTGGTACGTGAACCTGTGGAACGGGACCGGCGAGCGGGTCACCGAGCAGGCGGTGGTCGTGGCCGAGACGGTGATCTTCACCTCGTTCGCGCCGAGCAGCGAGACCTGCGCCGCCGGCGGCGAATCGTGGCTCTACCAGATGCGGTACGACAGCGGCGGCATTCCCGACAACGAGGACATGGAGAATCCCGACGACCGGTCGGTCAGCGTCGGCGAGGGCATCGCCTCGTACCCGGTGGTGGACCTGACCGGCGGCGAGGTCGTCGTCCAGTCGAGCGATGCGAGCATTTCCGTGGTGCCCATCGCCTCGGGCTACCAGCGGATGGCCGTCCGCTCGTGGCAGGAGCGCTTCGACGTCGTGGTGCCCCCGCCGGCCGACGGCACCCAGACCCCCTAG
- a CDS encoding esterase-like activity of phytase family protein, with translation MPRAFPVSLAAGSLLAALLLVLAACSSDLPAPAEPALATLTGYAVLPADTYAPGPVVGTALEGEINGRTPPFASPPVQGFSSLVPLPGGDWLALQDNGFGTLANSPDYPLRWYRLALDFDAGTVAVRGVVDIRDPGRVLPFPLSHADSSGLLTGADLDPESCAPLPDGTFWIGEEFGPSLVHVGPDGTVLEKPVDVPIVPALRDYARGSPYYRTPDHRDLRGMRHDDMRDGLANQPRSGGIEGLAVNRSGTRIYAAVEKGLRDDPVGGRRVILEFDPAHRNFTGRSWLYLADGPDISLASLEAFDDRHLLVLERDTAEGRDAVVKRIYRVELGRVDQAGFLQKMLVCDLLNIADDRHLTRRERGAIGLGEHFALPFVTPECLVVLDDATLLVANDNNFPMSSGRRPPRTPDDNEFIRIRLHTPLPADPGVARN, from the coding sequence CAGCGACCTGCCGGCGCCCGCCGAGCCGGCCCTGGCCACCCTCACCGGGTACGCCGTGCTGCCCGCCGACACCTACGCCCCGGGCCCCGTCGTCGGCACGGCCCTCGAGGGCGAGATCAACGGCCGCACGCCGCCTTTCGCCTCGCCTCCCGTGCAGGGCTTCAGCTCGCTGGTGCCGCTGCCGGGCGGCGACTGGCTCGCCCTGCAGGACAACGGCTTCGGCACCCTAGCGAACAGCCCCGACTACCCCCTGCGCTGGTACCGCCTCGCCCTCGACTTCGACGCCGGCACCGTCGCCGTCCGCGGCGTGGTCGACATCCGCGATCCCGGCCGCGTGCTGCCCTTCCCCCTGTCCCATGCGGACAGCAGCGGCCTGCTGACCGGCGCCGACCTCGATCCCGAATCGTGCGCCCCCCTGCCCGACGGCACCTTCTGGATCGGCGAGGAATTCGGCCCCTCGCTGGTGCACGTGGGGCCCGACGGCACCGTGCTCGAGAAGCCCGTCGACGTGCCGATCGTGCCGGCCCTGCGCGACTACGCCCGCGGCTCGCCCTACTACCGCACGCCCGACCACCGCGACCTGCGCGGCATGCGCCACGACGACATGCGCGACGGCCTGGCCAACCAGCCCCGCAGCGGCGGCATCGAGGGCCTGGCCGTGAACCGCTCCGGCACGCGCATCTACGCCGCGGTGGAGAAGGGCCTGCGCGACGACCCGGTCGGCGGCCGCCGCGTCATCCTCGAGTTCGATCCGGCCCACCGGAACTTCACCGGACGTTCGTGGCTGTACCTGGCCGACGGGCCCGACATCTCCCTCGCCTCCCTCGAGGCCTTCGACGACCGCCACCTGCTCGTGCTCGAACGCGACACCGCCGAAGGCCGCGACGCCGTGGTCAAGCGCATCTACCGGGTCGAGCTGGGCCGCGTCGACCAGGCCGGCTTCCTGCAGAAGATGCTCGTCTGCGACCTGCTCAACATCGCCGACGACCGGCACCTGACCCGTCGCGAGCGGGGCGCCATCGGCCTGGGCGAGCACTTCGCCCTCCCCTTCGTGACGCCCGAATGCCTGGTCGTGCTCGACGACGCGACCCTCCTCGTGGCCAACGACAACAACTTCCCCATGAGCTCGGGCCGCCGTCCCCCGCGCACGCCGGACGACAACGAGTTCATCCGGATCCGCCTGCACACACCCCTGCCGGCCGACCCGGGCGTGGCCCGGAACTAG
- a CDS encoding tetratricopeptide repeat protein, giving the protein MTVDRERRLLIALLVAAAALRAWFWFELKGTDLAAVPLLDSQTYHEWAARLVAGDWGWHETYWMGPLYPHLLAVVYVIFGVGSQAPLLLQLALSLANVWWLHRFAREALAPDTGDDDAAAPHRAVALLAAALFAFYGAPVFYAGNLLMATLVTSLFLLAARQAVRAVRAPGDRTWFVLGVTVGLTGLARGNVLLLLPALPVLLREATPAPLPRRRVLRLGALALAGGLLVLAPVTLRNLVVADDFVLLTSNGGVNLLIGQQADYGGLFAPVMDEAQAEFDPSMEPTLERELGRDLKGSEVSRILTRRAWDEFRANLGRMPAHYARKIYRFWNGYELPQIVSYDYYRTRFTALRLLPVPYVVLSALGLAGLALLPRRARWVVIVFVGGYFLSLLPFFPTARYRQPIAPLLALSAAAWLWAVATQPAARRRWLPVGLLLVLALWPRWGALDEREVLWQVHLHEASRASKRGDLAATMAAGNRAEEVRPGLADTPYHLALYLEDLGERERAIRLLEEAARRAPANRLIPYRIGRNREEMGAAREAVAAYERAAALDREWSYPWFRGGLVLQREGRLDEARRAMERAYALAPGNQRIRSNLASLCAETGEPDRARELLTGLVRDYPLYVNGWFNLALLEYRQGRNDAARDALDRARGLRGLSADERDRVEELARLLATGSGDAGPP; this is encoded by the coding sequence GTGACCGTGGACCGCGAACGCCGGCTGCTGATCGCCCTGCTGGTGGCGGCCGCCGCCCTGCGCGCGTGGTTCTGGTTCGAGCTGAAGGGCACCGACCTGGCCGCCGTGCCCCTGCTCGACAGCCAGACCTACCACGAGTGGGCCGCCCGCCTCGTGGCCGGCGACTGGGGCTGGCACGAGACCTACTGGATGGGCCCCCTGTACCCCCATCTGCTGGCCGTGGTGTACGTGATCTTCGGCGTGGGCAGCCAGGCGCCGCTGCTGCTGCAGCTCGCCCTCTCCCTGGCCAATGTGTGGTGGCTGCACCGCTTCGCCCGCGAGGCCCTCGCGCCGGACACCGGCGACGACGACGCGGCCGCCCCCCACCGCGCCGTCGCCCTGCTCGCCGCCGCCCTCTTCGCCTTCTACGGCGCGCCGGTGTTCTACGCCGGCAACCTGCTCATGGCCACCCTCGTCACCTCCCTGTTCCTGCTGGCCGCCCGCCAGGCGGTGCGGGCCGTGCGGGCGCCCGGCGACCGGACATGGTTCGTGCTCGGCGTCACGGTGGGCCTGACGGGCCTGGCCCGGGGCAACGTGCTGCTGCTGCTGCCGGCGCTGCCGGTGCTGCTGCGGGAGGCGACGCCCGCCCCCCTGCCGCGCCGCCGCGTGCTGCGCCTGGGTGCCCTGGCCCTGGCCGGCGGGCTGCTCGTGCTCGCGCCCGTCACCCTGCGCAATCTCGTCGTGGCCGACGACTTCGTGCTGCTGACCAGCAACGGCGGTGTCAACCTGCTCATCGGACAGCAGGCCGACTACGGCGGACTCTTCGCCCCGGTCATGGACGAGGCCCAGGCCGAGTTCGACCCCAGCATGGAGCCCACCCTCGAACGCGAACTGGGCCGCGACCTGAAGGGCTCGGAGGTTTCGCGCATCCTCACCCGCAGGGCCTGGGACGAGTTCCGCGCGAACCTCGGCCGCATGCCCGCCCACTACGCCCGCAAGATCTACCGCTTCTGGAACGGCTACGAGCTGCCGCAGATCGTCAGCTACGACTACTACCGCACCCGGTTCACGGCCCTGCGCCTGCTGCCGGTGCCCTACGTGGTGCTCAGCGCCCTGGGCCTGGCCGGACTGGCGCTGCTCCCGCGCCGCGCGCGGTGGGTGGTGATCGTCTTCGTGGGCGGCTACTTCCTCAGCCTGCTGCCCTTCTTCCCCACGGCCCGCTACCGGCAGCCCATCGCGCCCCTGCTGGCCCTGTCGGCGGCGGCCTGGCTGTGGGCCGTCGCCACGCAGCCGGCTGCCCGGCGCCGTTGGCTGCCCGTGGGGCTGCTGCTGGTGCTCGCCCTGTGGCCCCGCTGGGGCGCCCTCGACGAGCGCGAGGTGCTGTGGCAGGTGCATCTGCACGAGGCCTCGCGCGCGAGCAAGCGCGGCGACCTGGCGGCCACCATGGCCGCGGGCAACCGGGCCGAGGAGGTCCGGCCCGGCCTGGCCGACACGCCCTACCACCTGGCGCTCTATCTGGAGGATCTGGGCGAGCGGGAGCGGGCCATCCGGCTGCTCGAGGAGGCGGCCCGCCGCGCGCCCGCCAACCGGCTCATCCCCTACCGCATCGGCCGCAATCGCGAGGAAATGGGCGCGGCCCGCGAGGCGGTGGCGGCCTACGAGCGCGCCGCGGCCCTCGACCGCGAGTGGAGCTACCCCTGGTTCCGGGGCGGCCTCGTGCTGCAGCGCGAAGGGCGCCTCGACGAGGCCAGACGCGCCATGGAGCGGGCGTACGCGCTCGCCCCGGGCAACCAGCGCATCCGTTCGAACCTGGCCTCCCTGTGCGCCGAGACGGGCGAGCCCGACCGCGCCCGCGAGCTGCTCACCGGGCTCGTGCGCGACTATCCGCTGTACGTGAACGGGTGGTTCAACCTGGCCCTGCTGGAGTACCGCCAGGGACGGAACGACGCAGCCCGCGACGCCCTGGATCGGGCGCGCGGGCTGCGGGGGTTGTCCGCCGACGAGCGCGACCGGGTCGAGGAGCTGGCGCGCCTGCTGGCGACCGGCTCCGGCGACGCCGGTCCGCCCTAG